Below is a window of Malania oleifera isolate guangnan ecotype guangnan chromosome 1, ASM2987363v1, whole genome shotgun sequence DNA.
gaaaattagagagtagtactaatgtgtggctctccattaagtattgggtgggggttttgagtaggaacatgacaaaaatggttcagttaaaggatgctgattttcgggtATTGCaaaatctggaagtgcaaattgtgaataaaagaattaaaactatgcaaagtgtgagatgACTAAACCGaagcaagggaggttgaaactaaatttggatgggagcagcctggggaacTCAGGGTCggtgggtggtggtggcatccttagagaccatacaggttcttttgtgattggtttttcaaaatattttggttcttgttcaaataatgaaactaaattgagagctgtgttggagggaataaagatttgcaaacatttagATTATatctgtatcgatattgaatgtgattcgaatattgtagttaattggataagagtcaggaagtgctccttgtggtatttgtgagatttttgggagcagcttattggtttattggagggagtagaatTTTCGATACATCATTAGAATTTTCGATacatcattggtatagagaagggaacaaagtggcagatgccttggctcgataaggtgctatggggaggaacattttgtttacaaatagtagtcaactccctagagttaacAATGGTTTGtctaaattggagaagatgggtacggcttatatgaggtatgtttagccgatttccttttggttttactttgttttatgttgtttattttctgttttgttttgttgcatgaggtttgttttgtaacttggtttttggctggatgttggtgttgttctttggaaggtttttaacgtgttgtcttttgttatctcccattgattgtcttgtaaccactgtattcctccgccaaaaggaAGGGgtttcaataaataaatggaggtgccgcccttccttaaaaaaaaataataaataaataaaaatcaaaataagattcgaaagtcatgttaggcttACACAGGTGTATGCAAAATCTCCAACACTACCTTGCATTTCAAAGACTAGTTGGAAGGTTGGATTTCAGGGTATAGATTTGAATTGAGTAGATTTAATTGAAAGCTAGTATAATTTTGTACTACTTTTATTTAAATCCATAATCAAAATCCAAGTTGTTGAACTCAAGGAAGGAGTAATTGGTTAAGCGGTGCTACTTTGTCATtaaggaagaaataaattatAGACTATAATGTTGGTCTATTTACcaaaaatatcattgaaatggCAGTGGCCATACTACTTATTTACTACGTTATCCCAAGCTAAAGCATTAGTCTACATAAAATATaacaaataaatacatatatttatttaaatagaGCTCCTACTCCTACCCTTTTTCATAGTTAGAAACTTAGAATCCATTGCTCATAGTGAGTCATTATGGAGAGTCTTCTCAAATTGCTCTTTCTATCAAAAGAAATCCAAATCCTAGCATTGTAATGCCAAAGAGCACACCCAGGCTGAGAGTTAATGTTAGGATAGAAAAGTATGAGAATGAAGAAAACTAAATAATGAATGTAAATGCCAAAAAGACACAAGAATTATGTAATTCAGCCGATAGGCAACGTTCATGAGCAAAGATGACAGGAGGACTTCGCTGCGGGAAGAGGAAAGAATATAGAAGTATCTAAAATATTATGCTCTTTCACACTACAAGTGATCTAGAAAGGCACCTATAAAATAAACCCCTTAGAAATAACTccctctcaaataaaatactcaATTCCTCTTGCTTTTTGTATAAAATGCACAAGTTATGCAAATATTAGGTCAACCTCATATGGGAAAAAATGAAGGATCTCTGTTCGTATCATAAGtgttttatattttctatttctatttctccacAATAAAGAAATAGATAATAAAaaacatgtttgtttatattgttaGTATCGACTTCTGTCACCGATTTTCAGTTGTTTGTCAAAAAATTGAAATCCAAATTTTacgatttttagttgttttgacaatttgttgtcaaaaattttaatatctagaagtagttttttggattaaattattcattttatgtaatttaaatttaaaataaaaattaaatgatcatttgaatttaaatataataaaaataaaaatatgcataaatttcaaataataataataaagccaattacaaatacttttactatttttcaattgtcatatccaataaatttttttttgtatagtCAATTTTAAAAgtagaataattataataaattttattattaaaatagtaAATTCTTTAATGTGTATTgtttgcaattttattattttaatcatattttaatgatattaaataatttaaagatgaaaatgagtcatttttaattaagtttttaatttgtaaatattaaataagttgttgatttctattttctattttttattttttatttttgatttttatcttttgttttcgtttttttaatttttgaaatggtACCGACTGCCCTAAACAAATGGAGTCATCCATCTGAAAATTGATTGGATAGCTAGCGCAATAATTACATATCAATTCCTTACTAATTAGAGGATAGACAAGAAAGATACATATATAACATTCTCTTAAAATTAAGGCGAAGAATCCTCGACACAGAAAACACCCATCTTGGATTAATTAAGGAGAACATCCAGAGAGGCTTGCATTTTTTTAACCTCGAGATGGTGAGATTTGACAATACAGGCTCCTTCAAGTCGCACCAAAAGATCGGATTCCTCCATATGCAGGCAGGAAAAGTTCTTGCCAGAGTTCTAGTGGGGTTTGCTTCCTGCAACCAACATCCAGAGGACCAGAGGTGCGCATGTATTAAAATGAAACCAGTAACACGTTCAATAAGTAAAATGAAGCTACTAACACATTCAATCAATAAACAAAACCAGAGCATAAAGGTGTTTCTTCAACATGCTTATAAAAAATATTAGAGCCAAGATGCACACAATCACCACAGGTGCATGCAAAATCTCAAGCACTCGCATGCACTTCAAAGACTGCGTTTTCAAACgaaatttggatttgtgtagatttaAATGAAAGGTAATATACTTCCAAATCCATATACGAAGCTCCTAAACTCAGGGGAAGAATATTTGGTATAGCAGTGGTTTGAAATAGATGTGAttaataaagaaataaattatagaTTAGATCATTGGTCCATCTACAAACAATATCACTGAAATGGAGTGGCCATTCTACTAGATACTTGTTTCCTACCTTATCCCAAGTTAAAGCATCATTCTAcataaaaactaaataaataaataaatcatatatttatTTAGATAGAGCTCCTTTCATTTATCCCAACTACTATCAAGTCAATCGTGCTATTTCTTGCACCTTCCATTTCTGAATTAAAATAGCAAAAGCTCTGCCTACAACAGTGAATAAAACTTAAGCAGCTAAAAATGCATGGACGTACTTGAAGTGTTGAAATTATCTGGGAAGATCAATCCTCAACTGGGAGAACACTTCACTAGCTGTTGTATCCGAACCATCTTCACCAGGTAATCCTATTTGCACCAAGCTTTCTTCGCCACCAGGGAGGCTGTTAGAAGGAAAATGCTTAGCTAAAGGCAGCGCCAGCTCCAACGATGCATCTGCAGTGCTATCTTCATGCGGCTGTTTGTGCATTGCATTTTCTTCGAACCCCAGCGCATACTTCAAGTCCCACAATACAGCATACATTGTAGGCCGGTTAACACTCAAATCATTTAAGCACTTCTCAGCTGTTCCAACAAATGTTTTCAACGATTTGGGATTAAGTTTGCCCACAAGAAATGGGTCCATAATTTCTTTCAGTTGGCCTTCCTTTATCCCTGGCATTGCCCAGTCAACTAGGTTCACTCCCTCCTTAATGGCTGGTCTTGCACAGAGCACTTCGAGAAGGACGACTCCAAAAGAGTACACATCAGATTTTTCTGTAAACACCAGGTTTCCCAAATATTCAGGATCGAAATATCCAGGCGTGCCTTTCAGACGATTGTAAGTTGAGGATTTATCGATAGGACCTGACTTTGAAAGACCAAAATCAGCAACTTTTGCCACAAAATTTCCATCGAGCAAGATGTTTGTTGACTTAACATCGCGATGAAGGATTCTCTTCTCAGCACTAGTGTGAAGATAATGTAGACCTTCTGCAGCGCCAATGCAAATTTCAAGCCTTTGCTTCCAAGATAATTTGCCTAGGGGAATCCCATTTGAATCATACAGATTCTCTTTAAGTGTCCCTTTCTCCATGAATTCATAAACCAGTATCATCTCAAAATTTTCATCACAATACCCAATCAAGGAAACAAGATGGAGATGGCAAATTTTGGATAAAATTGTGATCTCTCTCTCAAATTCGTGAAGGCCCTGGTCGCTTTCTGATTCACGCCGTTTCACAGCCACTATGTCACCATTGCTAAGCCGTCCTTTGTAGACTTTTCCAAACCCTCCTTTGCCTAACATCAAGTCCGGATCAAAGTTGTTAGTTGCCTtctgtatttcagcaaatgactTCTTTAGCTCAATGTTCAAGTTATGAACCAGGAAAGCATTGGCTTTTCTTTCTATTGCTGAATCATAAGAAATCTCACCACCGTAAAGAAGCTCAAGTGGCAGTTGATTGTCAGTGGATTTTTCTTTCCTGCATTTCAAACCCATCAAAACTACCACTAACGAAATGCAGATGAGAGCCACACCTCCAAGTACTGAACCAACAATAGCAAACCAATGGCTCTTCTTCTGTTGGCCTGATGCAGCTACCGAAAACTTCAAAATCTCGAGTCCATTCAGATATGCAGTTAGGTTTGGGAAATCATGTGACGGACCTATGCTGATACTCATAAACCCCAAATCATTGGAATCAACGACAAAATCAAGATAAAAGGGAACAGCTAATTGGTAAAATTGGGGATAGGAACTAATCCCCAGATTGAACTTGCCAAGGAGATAGAGATTAAATGTATCTGGCGTTACTGTCGGATTAAAAGTGTCACAAAAATGAACCCTCACAAGATGTCTAGCATTCTTACTCGCACCAAAACTCCATGTTATGTTTCTGCTCGTTGATATTTTGGCTGTTCTGTAGACAAGGTTTGAGGCCGTATAGTTACTCGCTCCTTCAGGCTGATACTGCAGCGGTTCACTGAAGTAACTAGCATTCCTTGCAGAAGCCCGGTTAGTTAGATACTCATCATCTGGAATCCAATTTCTCCAAAGAGGATCGTCGGCCGGCGTGATGGTGGGACCTCCAACATTTAACCTGTAAGCAGTTTCTAGAGCCTGAGGATGCAAACCAGTGTAGCTACCATTCTTTCCTGCAGGAGTAACACGAGTTGCGCTGACAAGGGTCAAGTTTTCAGGGGCAAGGAAGACTTCAATGGCATTTATGAAAGCCAAAGCAGGCTGCACTAGCTTAGGAATGAAATCTATTCTGAACTTCCCTGCAGTGATTGCGAGTAAAAATTCCTTTATCACTGGGGATTTGGTACCGTTTGGGACATTGAAATCGGATAAAAGCAAAAACCCAGATGCTGAAACGTTGAACGTAGCACCGGTGAGATCTGGATGAGAAGAGAGAGGGAAGAAATGTAGGCGTACCACGTAAGTCCCATTTTCATGTTCAGGGATTGTAAGGGCATAGGAAGATGGCACTCTGTAAATTCTTGCTGTTTGATAAAGGGATGCATTTGTTTCTGGGTTGCTGTCTTGGACAGGATCGCTCTTGCCTGggaagaaggagaagaacccTGCTTTCCGGTCACCAACAAAGGTCCGGCCATCGTCGAGTGAGGCATTCAATTCTGAGCCACAATTGATGAAGTAGTTGTCCGGCTTCGTGTTAGTGTCATCCGATGAAACTAGTAGGAAAGGTAAGAGTTGGAAGAGAAGGAAAAACAGAGGACAGTGGAAGTGAAGCTTTTCCATGGATTATTGCTGGTTATTGCctctttcttcctttttcttttttagtgaGGGGAGGGAGAACCTTATCGCATCTTATAAAGAAATAAAGTTAAAGGCAATCGCACACCTGCAAATCAAACTACAATGCAAAAGGAAGACAATGACTTATTAACTTGACCATGTCATGTAGTTCTCTCTTGGTTCATATAGAGTAAAATGCGTGTACAGAAAAAGCATATTGATATCGAGcttataaattattattttatgaattaGGATGATAAATGGGTTGGAGGTGTGAGGGCAATGTCCCTGTGGTACAATACAGGGGTATTTgaggaattttttaaatacctttGTATGAAATCTATgcaaaaaatttgaaaaggaaaatctggctgaaaaaaataaaaaaataaaaaaataatcctaAAAAAGTCAATGGTCAATGGTCTGGTCAATGCT
It encodes the following:
- the LOC131161990 gene encoding probable receptor-like protein kinase At5g24010 gives rise to the protein MEKLHFHCPLFFLLFQLLPFLLVSSDDTNTKPDNYFINCGSELNASLDDGRTFVGDRKAGFFSFFPGKSDPVQDSNPETNASLYQTARIYRVPSSYALTIPEHENGTYVVRLHFFPLSSHPDLTGATFNVSASGFLLLSDFNVPNGTKSPVIKEFLLAITAGKFRIDFIPKLVQPALAFINAIEVFLAPENLTLVSATRVTPAGKNGSYTGLHPQALETAYRLNVGGPTITPADDPLWRNWIPDDEYLTNRASARNASYFSEPLQYQPEGASNYTASNLVYRTAKISTSRNITWSFGASKNARHLVRVHFCDTFNPTVTPDTFNLYLLGKFNLGISSYPQFYQLAVPFYLDFVVDSNDLGFMSISIGPSHDFPNLTAYLNGLEILKFSVAASGQQKKSHWFAIVGSVLGGVALICISLVVVLMGLKCRKEKSTDNQLPLELLYGGEISYDSAIERKANAFLVHNLNIELKKSFAEIQKATNNFDPDLMLGKGGFGKVYKGRLSNGDIVAVKRRESESDQGLHEFEREITILSKICHLHLVSLIGYCDENFEMILVYEFMEKGTLKENLYDSNGIPLGKLSWKQRLEICIGAAEGLHYLHTSAEKRILHRDVKSTNILLDGNFVAKVADFGLSKSGPIDKSSTYNRLKGTPGYFDPEYLGNLVFTEKSDVYSFGVVLLEVLCARPAIKEGVNLVDWAMPGIKEGQLKEIMDPFLVGKLNPKSLKTFVGTAEKCLNDLSVNRPTMYAVLWDLKYALGFEENAMHKQPHEDSTADASLELALPLAKHFPSNSLPGGEESLVQIGLPGEDGSDTTASEVFSQLRIDLPR